One Rhizoctonia solani chromosome 1, complete sequence DNA window includes the following coding sequences:
- a CDS encoding phosphoribosylaminoimidazole carboxylase, with protein MNTKRVGVLGGGQLGRMLAASASLLNVEVLFLDVGTQAPAKQVLASTEHVDGSFSDSAKIRELASKVDVLTVEIEHVNVEILELIEREGKVSVQPTPATIRTIQDKYVQKQHLVSHNVRVAESVPVASTVEAIQDAGRMMGYPLMLKSRTLAYDGRGNFVAVICGALGPFTNELAVMVVRGLGGEVKSYPVVETVHKNNICHLVFAPARENTKVIQAARKLAEDAVRTFTGAGVFGVEMFLMPDGALMVNEIAPRPHNSGHYTIEGCYSSQYDNHLRAILSLPLGDTELKVPSAIMLNLIGQTDQGDEIGRVARAALEVPGASTHLYGKAACRPGRKMGHITLVGPSDAQTRRNLRGLLEVMGEPIDQVNLYAPQDPTPGFSHPSPLVGVIMGSDSDLPIMRQAAQILEDFKIPFELTIVSAHRTVDRMMTYARSAAGRGLKVIIAGAGGAAHLPGMVAAMASLPVIGVPVKGSSLDGVDSLHSIVQMPRGVPVATVAINNSTNAGLLAVRILGTSDPRIQVSMDEYMQNMEKEVLGKVNRLEQSGWKEYKMH; from the exons ATGAACACGAAGCGCGTTGGAGTCCTCG GCGGTGGCCAACTCGGTCGTATGCTGGCGGCCTCGGCTTCACTACTGAATGTCGAAGTGCTATTTCTAGACGTTGGAACACAAGCACCAGCCAAGCAAGTCCTAGCATCCACCGAACACGTTGACGGATCCTTCTCCGATTCGGCCAAAATTCGCGAACTCGCATCCAAAGTCGACGTTCTCACCGTTGAAATCGAGCATGTCAACGTCGAGATTTTAGAATTGATCGAACGTGAAGGCAAGGTTTCGGTTCAGCCTACGCCTGCTACGATCCGGACTATCCAGGATAAATATGTTCAGAAACAACACCTGGTTTCTCATAATGTACGTGTGGCCGAATCGGTGCCTGTTGCATCAACAGTAGAGGCCATTCAAGATGCTGGACGAATGATGGGATATCCGCTCATGCTCAAGTCACGTACGCTCGCATACGATGGCCGAGGAAACTTTGTT gccgttatatgcggagcgCTGGGCCCATTTACCAATGAATTGGCGGTAATGGTCGTTCGTGGACTGGGCGGAGAAGTCAAATCGTATCCAGTTGTGGAAACTGTCCACAAGAATAACATATGTCATCTGGTGTTTGCGCCTGCGAGGGAGAACACCAAAGTCATACAGGCAGCTAGGAAATTGGCTGAAGATGCGGTACGGACCTTTACAGGCGCGGGTGTATTTGGTGTGGAGATGTTCTTGATGCCAGACG GTGCGCTGATGGTCAATGAAATTGCTCCCAGACCACACAATTCGGGGCATTACACCATTGAGGGTTGCTACTCATCCCAGTACGATAATCATCTTCGCGCAATTCTATCACTCCCTCTTGGTGATACAGAGCTCAAAGTCCCGTCGGCAATCATGCTCAATCTCATTGGCCAAACTGACCAAGGGGATGAAATCGGTCGGGTTGCCCGAGCCGCACTCGAGGTGCCTGGTGCATCTACTCACCTATACGGGAAGGCAGCATGTCGTCCAGGCCGCAAGATGGGGCACATAACCCTTGTGGGACCTTCTGATGCACAGACTCGGCGCAATTTACGTGGTCTACTGGAAGTAATGGGCGAGCCTATTGACCAAGTCAACTTGTATGCGCCCCAGGATCCAACACCCGGCTTCTCTCACCCTTCACCTCTAGTCGGAGTGATTATGGGCTCGGATTCTGATCTACCTATCATGCGCCAAGCAGCCCAGATTCTAGAAGATTTCAAAATTCCATTCGAGTTGACTATTGTCTCTGCACACCGGACGGTAGATCGGATGATGACGTACGCACGGTCTGCAGCGGGCCGAGGGCTGAAAGTAATCATCGCTGGAGCTGGTGGTGCCGCACACTTGCCCGGAATGGTTGCCGCAATGGCGAGTTTGCCTGTGATCGGGGTGCCGGTCAAGGGGAGCAGTCTGGACGGAGTGGATTCATTGCACAGTATCGTGCAAATGCCG CGAGGAGTTCCTGTTGCGACGGTTGCGATCAACAATTCTACTAATGCTGGTCTATTAGCGGTGAGGATATTGGGAACGTCAGACCCACGTATCCAAGTGTCTATGGATGAATACATGCAAAATATGGAGAAGGAGGTGTTGGGCAAGGTCAATAGACTAGAACAGAGTGGTTGGAAGGAATATAAAATGCATTGA
- a CDS encoding ribosome assembly protein, translating into MPLAKAATIPTRKRNRKRKRRAASSSSSSASSSSSSSEDESPQTFGFRVRLFIFILRFSESSSSVRSTSLQAAATTHALPKPKRRDSHSPSPPPTALPSFLPPSGTEGSHKREEELRARFRSFWMASVADGFRADLEELHKEPNLTESRLSLLIDSLASGADVFMSGPSGTSRGGLESISGINEMEVVLDGTT; encoded by the exons ATGCCTTTGGCGAAAGCTGCTACGATTCCGACTAGGAAACGGAACAGGAAACGCAAACGTCGTGCGGcgtcctcttcttcatcctctgcgtcttcttcatcttcttCATCTGAAGATGAGTCTCCTCAA ACATTCGGATTCCGAGTCAgactcttcatcttcatcctccGCTTCTCCGAGTCTTCAAGCTCTGTTCGTTCTACTAGTCTGCAAGCCGCCGCTACTACACACGCTCTCCCAAAGCCAAAACGACGGGACTCCCACTCGCCCTCTCCACCACCAACAGCCCTCCCCTCGTTTTTACCTCCATCCGGCACGGAAGGTTCACACAAAAGAGAGGAAGAGCTAAGGGCTCGGTTTCGTAGTTTTTGGATGGCAAGCGTCGCAGATGGATTTCGAGCGGATTTAGAAGAGCTTCATAAG GAGCCGAATTTGACAGAGTCTCGCCTTTCGTTGCTTATTGATTCTTTAGCGTCCGGGGCAGATGTATTCATGTCCGGCCCCTCGGGAACTAGTCGCGGAGGACTCGAATCAATTAGTGGAATAAACGAGATGGAGGTTGTTCTCGATGGTACCACATAG
- a CDS encoding replication factor C subunit 1: MSSKQASTSDLRGFFGSQNGAKPDKKKTQILISDDEGDEPPAKSPNKPISKPAPLNTSEPSRSPSPVQGRSTAKRKSKVLMSSDEEDNVRTAFKKAAVSAPSKQGDDVSTEPNGQVKPLAGMSIVFTGDFEWERERLADATKKNGGEVLKQPGPTMSFIVVGKNVSQSKLQAIEKKKLKTKTEQEFMELIKPKTTPMSEKPTPVLKSPPKKTNASRNRKSSPVEEEAPEHKPAPKAKKDVPTKKRGSSPVASDDDTPAKPAIKKGGWNRPTGDQNFDAAMAAAKAAKASGPSAPGSKEVPNGHPNALAGLTFVFTGELSSFSRDEAQDLAKRFGGRVTGQASSKTSFVVIGEGAGPGKMKKVTSLGIKTLDEDGFLNLIGTREGKLDAKAQEKQKQEEEKIKQAARDMERREREAAKEAKKGQSAGTARSAPAPPTAQLWTTKYAPQSLKDVCGNKALVDKLQLWLHEWQASAKAGFKKPGKNGMNTSRAVLLAGPPGIGKTTSAHLVAKAEGYTPIELNASDTRSKKLLENSANINNTSLDGWMAGQGSSNVAGMEITDRTVLIMDEVDGMSAGDRGGVSALISLIKKTKVPVICIANDDKTPKLKSLLHSAFRLSFRKPEPQAIRSRILTIAFKEKMKIPANVIDQLIAGTQSDIRQVLNMLSTWKLSHDTMDFDEGKELVRQNEKYSIKSPFEVTNQILGPYTFSATSRHTLNDKIEMYFHDHAFENYLKTQPAKTSKLSGRDVALEQLKLMDRAASSISDGDLVDTMIHGTQQHWSLMPLHAVTSTVRPASFLYGTGLGYGGPLQMTFPQWLGQNSKQGKLQRQLGDIQIRMRLKVSGNKAEIRQSYIPALLPRLVRPLIEEGSNGVPTVIEIMDEYYLSKEEWDAMLELGIGPNKGEDFASKISTATKTAFTRKYNSTDHPIAFHKPQEFGRPSTKIAAEAMPDHEDVLEVDDEPEEEEEKQPKGKAKASEIEKDKLIKESKPKAAAKGVTKGRKAAAKS, encoded by the exons ATGTCCTCAAAGCAAGCCTCTACCTCTGACTTGCGCGGTTTCTTTGGATCTCAAAATGGGGCGAAACCTGATAAGAAGAAAACCCAAATACTAATCA GCGATGACGAAGGCGACGAACC TCCTGCGAAGAGTCCTAACAAACC CATCTCCAAGCCAGCTCCACTAAACACCTCCGAGCCATCGCGATCTCCTTCTCCTGTTCAAGGCCGATCTACTGCAAAGCGCAAATCCAAAGTTCTAATGTCGAGTGATGAAGAGGATAATGTACGGACGGCATTCAAAAAAGCAGCAGTTTCCGCACCCTCAAAGCAAGGGGATGATGTATCAACAGAACCCAATGGTCAAGTAAAACCACTAGCTGGAATGTCAATAGTCTTTACTGGGGATTTCGAATGGGAACGTGAACGCTTGGCGGATGCCACCAAGAAAAACGGCGG AGAGGTTCTGAAGCAACCGGGCCCGACTATGTCCTTTATTGTAGTTGGCAAGAATGTCAGCCAATCCAAACTTCAAGCGATCGAAAAGAAGAAGTTGAAGACGAAAACTGAACAGGAGTTCATGGAATTAATCAAGCCGAAAACTACACCGATGTCTGAAAAACCAACTCCGGTTCTTAAGTCACCTCCAAAGAAAACCAACGCTTCCCGAAACCGGAAATCTTCTCCAGTCGAGGAGGAAGCCCCAGAGCACAAACCAGCTCCCAAAGCGAAAAAGGACGTTCCTACTAAGAAACGGGGATCTTCTCCAGTAGCCAGCGACGATGACACGCCGGCCAAACCAGCTATTAAAAAAGGTGGATGGAACCGTCCGACGGGAGATCAGAACTTTGATGCAGC GATGGCCGCAGCTAAAGCGGCAAAGGCAAGTGGTCCTAGTGCTCCGGGCTCAAAAGAAGTACCCAACGGTCATCCCAACGCACTTGCCGGTTTAACGTTTGTATTCACCGGAGAGCTAAGCAGCTTTTCTCGTGATGAAGCCCAAGATTTGGCGAAACGGTTTGGGGG TCGTGTCACTGGCCAAGCATCTAGCAAGACATCGTTCGTTGTAATTGGAGAAGGGGCCGGGCCAGGCAAAATGAAGAAAGTTACCTCCCTCGGTATCAAGACTCTGGACGAAGACGGGTTTCTCAATCTCATCGGTACTCGTGAAGGCAAACTTGATGCCAAAGCACAAGAAAAACAGAAGCAGGAGGAAGAAAAGATCAAGCAAGCTGCGCGAGACATGGAGCGGCGCGAGCGCGAAGCTGCAAAGGAAGCCAAGAAGGGTCAGAGTGCTGGAACTGCGCG CTCAGCGCCGGCACCACCCACCGCGCAACTTTGGACAACAAAATACGCACCACAATCCTTAAAGGATGTGTGTGGTAACAAAGCACTTGTGGATAAACTACAACTTTGGCTTCATGAGTG GCAAGCGAGCGCTAAGGCAGGATTCAAGAAACCAGGAAAGAATGGAATGAACACTTCACGAGCCGTTTTGCTTGCAGGTCCACCTGGTATAGGAAAGACTACAAGCGCTCATCTTGTTGCGAAGGCAGAAGGATACACTCCCATTGAGCTAAATGCAAGTGACACTCGTAGTAAGAAATTACTCGAA AACAGCGCTAATATCAACAATACATCACTCGATGGGTGGATGGCCGGTCAAGGG TCCTCCAATGTAGCTGGCATGGAGATTACGGATCGTACCGTGTTGATTATGGATGAGGTTGACGGAATGTCGGCAGGAGATCGAGGTGGCGTTAGCGCGCTGATTTCACTTATCAAGAAAACCAAA GTTCCAGTTATTTGCATTGCCAATGATGATAAAACTCCAAAGCTCAAGTCGTTGCTTCATTCAGCATTCAGACTATCATTCAGAAA ACCTGAACCGCAAGCGATTCGCTCACGGATTTTGACAATTGCGTTCAA GGAGAAGATGAAAATTCCCGCAAACGTCATAGACCAACTTATCGCTGGTACTCAGTCAGACATCCGACAAGTTCTTAACATGCTATCGACATGGAAGCTATCTCATGACACTATGGACTTCGATGAGGGGAAGGAACT TGTACGGCAAAACGAAAAATACAGCATCAAGAGCCCATTTGAGGTCACAAACCAGATTTTAGGCCCATATACTTTTAGCGCAACCTCTCGGCATACTTTAAACGACAAGATTGAGATGTACTTCCATGATCATGCTTTC GAGAACTACCTCAAGACGCAACCCGCGAAAACTTCGAAGCTATCTGGCAGAGATGTTGCACTGGAGCAACTGAAACTTATGGACCGAGCCGCATCTTCTATTTCGGATGGAGATTTGGTTGATACCATGATTCATGG AACACAGCAGCATTGGTCCCTCATGCCGCTTCACGCCGTTACATCGACAGTTAGGCCGGCTTCGTTCTTGTATGGCACTGGCCTCGGCTATGGTGGCCCCCTGCAAATGACATTCCCTCA ATGGCTTGGCCAGAACTCTAAACAAGGAAAACTACAGCGACAACTGGGAGATATCCAAATACGAATGCGCCTGAAAGTCTCTGGGAACAAAGCAGAAATTCGACAATCATATATCCCGGCCCTACTGCCCCGTTTGGTCCGACCGCTTATTGAAGAAGGCTCT AATGGCGTCCCAACTGTTATCGAAATAATGGATGAGTACTACTTGTCCAAGGAGGAATGGGATGCAATGCTTGAATTGGGCATTGGCCCCAACAAAGGCGAAGATTTTGCCAGCAAGATTAGCACAGCAACCAAGACAGCATTTACACGCAA GTATAACTCGACAGACCACCCTATTGCTTTTCACAAACCCCAAGAATTTGGGAGGCCGAGCACGAAAATTGCAGCAGAGGCTATGCCAGACCACGAAGATGTCCTCGAG GTCGACGATGAGcccgaagaggaagaggagaaaCAACCCAAAGGCAAGGCCAAGGCGTCTGAGATTGAGAAGGACAAGCTTATCAAAGAAAGCAAGCCCAAGGCGGCGGCCAAGGGTGTAACCAAGGGACGCAAAGCGGCTGCTAAGAGCTAA
- a CDS encoding HD domain-containing protein, whose product MAQYPSPLTEPENELPSSQASSTLEGYPRVYKDPVHDYVELPAGLSCIVDTPQFQRLRELKQLGSAYYVFPGAAHNRFEHCLGVAHLARKMIEGLRTRQPELGIDDRDVKCVTIAGLCHDLGHGPFSHVWDNKFIHAVSPGTNWTHEMGSEMMFDAICNDYDVDLTTDEQNFIKDLIRGRPSLSSGRVPPEKPFLFEIVANNRNGIDVDKFDYIQRDTHAVGNKMNDVTSRLIRSARVIDNEICYADKDWYMVSQLFESRFALHKMIYNHKSCKSIELMIVDALVLADPFMHLADKIHNAEEYLHLNDSVLLEIERSQTPELEKSRQIIRRIRTRQLYKQVDVYMFAVEHRSTLKSLTPERTAEVAKTIVMPEGEDAELAAEDVAIDMTLLHLGMKDKRPVDLVKFYGKPSSRAAPENASHVFSQSSQELCLRIFTRNPEKFGIVQTACREVLKQLFPPESDQMAETPSTPKTSSMKILEGVSGTISRSSPQKTSHARSVSTPFAHNPFTTVPPNYRESGSPQLQGTLTGKRYRGSQQNTPDIPDPKRIRPLPLTNQSSPTRGR is encoded by the exons ATGGCCCAATACCCTTCTCCGCTGACCGAACCAGAGAATGAGCTGCCTAGTAGTCAGGCCAGTTCAACTCTCGAGGGCTACCCAAGAGTTTACAAGGATCCTGTCCATGATTATGTCGAACTGCCCGCAGGATTGTCGTGTATCGTAGACAC TCCTCAATTTCAACGGTTGCGGGAGCTGAAACAGCTTGGGTCCGCCTACTACGTATTTCCAG GCGCAGCACACAATCGATTCGAGCACTGCTTAG GCGTGGCGCATCTCG CCCGTAAAATGATAGAGGGGCTGAGAACTCGGCAGCCTGAGCTCGGCATCGATGATAGAGACGTCAAGTGCGTGACAATTGCGGGGCTGTGCCATGACTTGG GACATGGTCCTTTCTCTCACGTTTGGGACAACAAGTTCATTCATGCAGTTTC ACCAGGCACGAACTGGACCCACGAAATGGGCTCCGAGATGATGTTTGACGCGATATGCAATGACTACGACGTGGACCTTACCACTGATGAGCAAAATTTCATAAAAGACTTAATTCGTGGACGGCCGAGCTTGAGTAGTGGAAG GGTGCCGCCAGAGAAACCGTTTTTGTTCGAGATTGTTGCTAACAATCGAAACGGGATTGATGTCGACAA GTTCGACTACATCCAAAGAGATACGCACGCAGTTGGGAATAAAATGAACGATGTTACTTCCCG CCTTATTCGCTCCGCTCGTGTTATTGACAACGAAATTTGCTATGCTGACAAGGACTGGTACATGGTTTCCCAGTTGTTCGAATCACGCTTTGCCTTACACAAGATGATTTACAACCATAAGTCTT GTAAATCAATCGAGCTGATGATAGTGGATGCTCTTGTATTGGCCGACCCGTTTATGCATTTAGCAGACAAAATCCACAATGCTGAAGAGTATCTTCACCTCAATGATTCGGTTTTACTAGAAATTGAACGTTCGCAAACTCCG GAACTAGAAAAATCCCGACAAATAATAAGA AGAATCCGTACTAGGCAGTTATACAAACAAGTGGATGTTTACATGTTTGCGGTTGAACACCGTAGCACGTTGAAATCGCTCACACCTGAAAGGACAGCGGAGGTTGCTAAGACCATCGTGATGCCAGAAGGAGAGGATGCCGAACTAGCGGCTGAAGATGTTGCTATCGATATGACTCTACTACACCT AGGCATGAAAGATAAGCGACCTGTGGACTTGGTCAAATTTTACGGAAAGC CATCGAGTAGGGCGGCACCCGAGAACGCATCACATGTATTCTCGCAATCATCTCAGGAGCTCTGTTTGAGAATTTTTACGCGAAACCCAGA GAAATTTGGAATTGTCCAAACCGCTTGTCGAGAAGTTTTGAAACAGCTCTTTCCTCCCGAATCTGATCAAATGGCCGAAACTCCATCTACACCCAAAACATCGTCTATGAAAATACTTGAAGGTGTTTCTGGTACAATTTCAAGGAGCAGTCCTCAAAAAACCTCCCATGCTCGCTCTGTCTCTACCCCATTTGCCCACAATCCA TTTACCACGGTGCCCCCCAACTATCGAGAGTCTGGAAGCCCTCAGCTCCAAGGCACTCTGACTGGAAAGCGTTACCGAGGATCTCAGCAAAACACTCCGGATATCCCAGACCCAAAGCGCATCCGACCTCTACCCTTGACTAACCAAAGCTCCCCGACCCGTGGGCGCTAG
- a CDS encoding major facilitator superfamily transporter — MSEHQLVSKSRRNLIVLFGSILVALGSGTNYVYSAYAPQLGAKLHLTHTQVNIVGIAGNLGVYCSGPFWGKFIDARGPRIPLLVAFILLSFGYGGIRAFYTGAIALPESSAAQFNRSVAALFVLSFCTGSAGNAGITSAMNSAAKSFPDRMRASVTGMVASGFGLSAFFFSTTAHVLFPGDTGALLLTLALGSSFAMLIGFFIVHPVPHTSQHDLYQALPASESQLSVADQLDTFSPVEATYEQDAIAHVRGTSRARDEARRSRSLVREDMPFLSEGASSYRGRSRNATRLALDIPAWSQSGSQDQDRRRSVSMHRDFIDATSNLREPSNDDANIHGLALFKTVDFWVVFGVLSLLAGTGLMYINNVGLIVQVLLAAGNPNWDRTDGGERQAAQVSIISIANAAGRLLIGLGADHGKNKYDAPRSYFLVITAIVAIASQVTLMYAEVPDHLWMSSGLLGLAYGATFGLCPVLTIEWFGISHFSGNWGFVSLAPVLSGNLFNLMFGRNLDNRATEPQPATTPSAGMLVRGLPSSKELLCYDGNACYTDSIRVSLFACFCALAISMFAAWRDKRRQKLEHSKAGLLWTVEEESSSDSQVR; from the exons ATGTCTGAACACCAGCTAGTCTCTAAATCGCGCCGCAACTTGATAGTGCTATTCGGATCGATACTTGTTGCGCTGGGCTCGGGGACGAACTAT GTCTACTCAGCATATGCACCGCAGCTTGGAGCAAAGCTTCACCTGACTCATACGCAAGTCAACATTGTTGGCATTGCTGGGAATT TGGGTGTATACTG CTCTGGGCCATTCTGGGGGAAGTTCATTGATGCGCGGGGCCCACGAAT ACCATTATTGGTAGCCTTTATCTTGTTATCTTTTGGATATGGGGGAATTCGCGCCTTCTACACTGGTGCAATAGCTTTACCCGAATCGTCCGCTGCACAATTCAATCGAAGCGTGGCAGCCTTGTTTGTCCTTAGTTTTTGTACTGGTAGTGCTGGTAATGCGGGCATCACGTCCGCCATGAATTCTGCCGCCAAGAGCTTTCCCGATCGCATG CGAGCGTCGGTTACTGGGATGGTAGCCAGTGGCTTTGGCTTGTCGGCGTTCTTCTTTTCGACTACTGCCCATGTTTTATTCCCCGGAGATACCGGCGCCTTGTTACTCACTCTGGCGCTTGGCTCATCATTCGCGATGCTAATTGGTTTCTTCATCGTACACCCGGTTCCTCATACATCACAACACGACCTTTATCAGGCACTTCCAGCCTCCGAATCTCAGCTTTCTGTTGCTGACCaactggataccttctctccTGTAGAAGCTACTTATGAGCAAGATGCCATTGCCCACGTGCGAGGGACGTCCAGGGCTAGGGACGAAGCAAGGCGGAGCCGAAGCCTAGTAAGAGAAGACATGCCGTTCCTGTCGGAGGGCGCTTCATCGTACAGAGGTCGATCTCGGAACGCTACTCGACTTGCTTTAGATATACCTGCTTGGTCACAAAGTGGTTCACAAGACCAGGACCGGCGTCGGTCCGTTTCGATGCATCGTGACTTTATAGATGCTACCTCGAATTTGAGGGAGCCTAGCAATGACGATGCCAACATCCATGGATTAGCTCTATTTAAGACCGTAGACTTTTGGGTTGTATTTGGGGTACTTTCATTGC TTGCAGGAACCGGGCTTATGT ACATCAACAATGTCGGTTTAATTGTCCAGGTTTTGCTCGCCGCTGGCAACCCTAACTGGGACCGGACCGACGGAGGTGAGAGGCAAGCTGCACAAGTCTCTATTATCAGTATTGCCAACGCAGCCGGAAGACTTCTTATAG GTCTTGGTGCCGACCACGGGAAGAATAAGTACGATGCTCCACGCTCGTACTTCTTGGTGATCACAGCGATAGTCGCCATTGCATCTCAAGTCACTCTGATGTATGCTGAGGTCCCTGACCATTTGTGGATGTCATCTGGGCTGTTGGGCCTTGCTTACGGAGCAACATTTGGACTCTGCCCGGTACTGACGATCGAATGGTTCGGAATTA GCCACTTTTCTGGAAATTGGGGATTTGTTTCCTTGGCGCCA GTTCTATCCGGGAACCTTTTTAACTTAATGTTCGGGCGAAATCTCGACAACCGTGCGACCGAACCTCAACCTGCTACAACCCCTTCGGCTGGTATGTTGGTCCGCGGGCTTCCAAGCTCAAAAGAGCTGTTATGTTATGACGGAAATGCATGCTACACTGATAG TATACGAGTATCTCTGTTCGCATGCTTCTGTGCGTTGGCCATTAGTATGTTTGCTGCGTGGAGGGATAAGCGGAGGCAAAAGCTTGAACACTCCAAAGCTGGTTTACTTTGGACGGTAGAGGAGGAATCTTCGAGTGATTCTCAAGTTCGATGA
- a CDS encoding Transcriptional repressor TCF25: MPRVNKRQQRELEELQQLEIGQVANESGQDVPEVEEEVEVTEVAQGTSKFDLLMGDDDDKEESEEEAAPAAGKKSKKKKKKKKPAPGVLAQTSATSKTTPQNKNKVTAGKAGKDKSGKDEIDLALEELAEKLPHLQTSGKKAQHVNEGLASATSQALFSLLGASLKDFDSEAEMRRFFGSKVVNSAKPSQRVSKVSRSHLTRPTQQWGLAGTPHGISMVPLDDYERRRKGYTRGGEKWWNVEHSVDYKRTQLKFLNCVTLSEPSALFTLYRNEPWHIDTLLQIGEIMKHQEGESRIVLAFV; this comes from the exons ATGCCCAGAGTTAATAAGCGGCAACAGAGAGAACTAGAAGAACTACAACAATTAGAAATTGGTCAGGTGGCAAATGAATCTGGCCAAGACGTGCCTGAGGTGGAGGAAGAGGTGGAAGTGACAGAAGTGGCCCAAGGCACGTCCAAGTTCGATCTA TTAATGGGCGACGATGACGATAAAGAAGAGAGCGAAGAGGAGGCAGCCCCAGCGGCAGGGAAAAAG tcaaagaagaaaaagaagaagaagaagcccgCTCCGGGGGTACTTGCTCAAACTAGTGCGACCTCGAAAACCACTCcccaaaacaaaaacaaggtTACAGCTGGAAAGGCTGGGAAAGACAAATCCGGAAAGGACGAGATCGACCTTGCCCTAGAGGAACTCGCCGAGAAACTTCCCCATTTACAGACCTCAGGGAAGAAGGCCCAGCATGTGAACGAGGGGCTCGCCAGTGCTACCTCTCAAGCGCTCTTCTCACTTCTGGGCGCATCATTGAAGGATTTCGATAGCGAAGCCGAAATGCGGCGATTTTTTGGTTCGAAAGTG GTAAACAGTGCAAAACCCAGCCAACGAGTATCCAAGGTCTCACGCTCCCACTTAACTCGACCTACCCAGCAATGGGGTTTGGCCGGCACACCCCATGGGATTTCCATGGTACCTTTGGACGACTATGAAAGGCGCCGAAAAGGGTATACACGGGGCGGAGAAAAGTGGTGGAACGTTGAACATTCTGTTGATTATAAGCGCACGCAACTGAAATTTCTTAACTGTGTTACACTTTCTG AACCGTCGGCATTATTTACATTGTACAGGAATGAGCCATGGCACATTGATACACTTCTCCAAATAGGAGAAATCATGAAGCATCAAGAAGGCGAGTCTCGGATCGTTCTGGCTTTCGTGTGA
- a CDS encoding Transcriptional repressor TCF25: MPFRSHSTLPLALRGLILTGLKTGPIPGSAPAYLVSWSLSRRGIPRTAFEFARLLFALDPIGDPHGAAFYLDYLSAKGGMGQWLLDVWNIWPEVRKEIADNPLASHGIDIHCIPGWAYTRSLILYDQEAKKRGATHDVSTAALKEAILAFPEVVPYLVDKAGVNLPGNIRAHDTLRITTQYTHDDPAGSTLHMLGHLYALRANSLWKNEPHSVWLTSTVASAEAQLGAKSSMRENALNHFGQGPSEAMARHAIVADLRAINAYCRPGTFPPIIHAYDPLSPSTSLTYYDETYFQDVPRGQSSARTASHDRQHMPGDFADDDGAGVDLEDMDPQVYLIISWIKHKIMGML; encoded by the exons ATGCCTTTCCGGTCGCATTCGACATTACCGCTGGCTCTTCGAGGCTTGATTTTGACCGGATTGAAAACCGGCCCTATTCCTGGCTCTGCACCGGCATATCTTGTAAGTTG GAGCTTGAGCCGGCGTGGGATACCCCGCACAGCCTTCGAATTCGCTCGGCTTTTGTTTGCACTCGATCCTATTGGCGATCCCCACGGTGCGGCTTTCTACTTGGATTATCTCTCTGCCAAGGGAGGAATGGGTCAATGGCTCCTTGACGTTTGGAATATTTGGCCGGAGGTTCGTAAAGAAATAGCGGACAACCCATTGGCTTCGCATGGGATCGACATTCACTGCATACCTGGGTGGGCCTACACACGGTCATTGATATTGTACGACCAGGAAGCCAAGAAACGTGGAGCT ACGCATGATGTGAGCACGGCTGCGCTGAAGGAAGCCATCCTTGCATTCCCGGAAGTTGTCCCGTACCTGGTGGACAAAGCTGGCGTGAACCTTCCTGGCAACATTCGTGCTCATGATACGCTGAGGATAACAACGCAATACAC ACATGATGACCCAGCAGGATCCACTCTCCATATGTTAGGACATCTATATGCATTAAGAGCGAATTCATTATGGAAAAACGAGCCACATTCGGTGTGGCTTACGTCCACTGTGGCATCAGCGGAAGCTCAACTTGGAGCCAAAAGCTCTATGCGCGAGAACGCACTCAATCACTTTGGTCAGGGCCCTTCTGAAGCAATGGCGAGACATGCGATTGTCGCAGATCTCCGCGCTATTAATGCTTACTGTCGGCCTGGGACTTTCCCTCCCATAATTCACGCATATGACCCTTTGTCACCATCTACCTCATTGACGTACTATGACGAGACTTATTTTCAAGATGTTCCAAGGGGGCAATCCTCAGCACGTACTGCGTCTCATGACCGGCAGCACATGCCTGGGGATTTTGCAGACGATGATGGGGCTGGTGTTGATTTGGAGGACATGGACCCACAGGTATACTTAATCATTTCTTGGATCAAGCACAAGATAATGGGAATGCTGTAA